AGCCTTTAGCGTTCTCACTATTGCCTCCCTAGTTTGTGAGGCTATATCGAGCTGTTTCATGGCTTCGTGAAAAGCCTTTCCAATCCTCAATTCTAAAGTCTTACTTTTAGGATCGTAACTTATATAATCTCTATTAAGAGACGAAGTTGTATTTAAATCATAAGATATTTTTAAATTCCCCAATAATTTCCCTGGAGTTAACCTATACCTCAATAATCCTGAGAGTTCATTATCACTGGGATATCTCTTAAGTAATTCATAAAGATTGTACTTTATTAAATCGAAAGTTTTCTCAACTATTGCTTCCCAGTACATTGAAGCCCTTGAAGTGAAATAGGGGGTTATTCTGTGAAAGTTAGTTAGATTATCGTAAAAGTTAATTGAATACGGAATTACAAAAATCTCAGAACCGTTACATTTAACATATGCCCCATCACTCTTTACGTCAATTATATCACATCCATACCAGTTAGCAAATTCCATAGCATGGTCCTGAATGGATATTTTGTGATTAGCCTCTTCAACTACCGGCATCACTACAGCGAAATTCTTACGTTTTTGTATCAGAAAGTTGACGAAATCTCTTTGCCTATCGAAAATCAAAGTACTTTTCTCAATTTCATCACTTGCAATAATGCTCTTTAGTAATGTAGTTTTACCAGAACCAGTGGTTCCCACAATTAGGGTATGATGCCTTAAGGTGTATTCGTCAAGTCTCACATAAGCCTCTATCTCCTCTCCCCCAGAGAATATCTTTCCAATTGTTATACCATTACTTGGTATTCTCAATATCTTCTCTACTAAATCGGGATTTGGAATGAAAACGGGGCTTTGTGGATCTATTGGCGAGACAGGTGGCCTTATCTTGTCTCCTTCCATTTCAGCTATTGG
The nucleotide sequence above comes from Sulfolobus tengchongensis. Encoded proteins:
- a CDS encoding ATP-binding protein, giving the protein MEDLVRGLEKKLNEAEEEAKKYGKVIGRITRYETVSVEDNELVGVDIAFEDYLDSDVKKGQYLAIRSIIKPVIMLGQVYSITRADVLARLGLRELTYPKDPTTIITTTYVELKPIAEMEGDKIRPPVSPIDPQSPVFIPNPDLVEKILRIPSNGITIGKIFSGGEEIEAYVRLDEYTLRHHTLIVGTTGSGKTTLLKSIIASDEIEKSTLIFDRQRDFVNFLIQKRKNFAVVMPVVEEANHKISIQDHAMEFANWYGCDIIDVKSDGAYVKCNGSEIFVIPYSINFYDNLTNFHRITPYFTSRASMYWEAIVEKTFDLIKYNLYELLKRYPSDNELSGLLRYRLTPGKLLGNLKISYDLNTTSSLNRDYISYDPKSKTLELRIGKAFHEAMKQLDIASQTREAIVRTLKAYDNYGIFTVPGSVEFLPDKVFSLYDDVVVDLSWVMDKSASVEAVATVAYKILEDFFKWKDLLYKKKQESRLTLVIMDEAHEYFPQTDMENISKDIVEGLMNRIMRLGRVRGIGVILATHVPDDLNPLVIQLSNTKVIMRNETHVLRRLGLDEYEDFLRHATPGLGIVYSISFSEVPIRTVLRD